A genomic region of Rhipicephalus sanguineus isolate Rsan-2018 chromosome 3, BIME_Rsan_1.4, whole genome shotgun sequence contains the following coding sequences:
- the LOC119385962 gene encoding uncharacterized protein LOC119385962, with protein MLSTRNGSDTKGAMNQELSIAPVSCHRCFLAKSSRDHVVVVPSGGANQEYHRLIPALFRDVSTISTKSLLKLVQELSNSLTEHSLLMRLVGTPKDGLLHRSRMSALQCRCCQMAHCLKAHFVDIFRGMETLSQPDIVELGKSLRIYMACLHSMEQELLQTAHLFQLFPLHPTPDGSVKAQFVHTGTTGGMEQMFSAVCESLMLSTADKYRQERDSWKQLAKLTMDIRALSDSLHTDAVLGSMVDYVIFNPGASCFSHVTFQFFIL; from the exons ATGCTTTCCACTCGCAATGGCTCTGATACCAAG GGTGCCATGAATCAGGAGCTGTCCATAGCACCCGTGTCTTGCCATCGCTGCTTCCTGGCCAAGTCTTCCAGGGACCACGTTGTTGTGGTGCCCTCTGGTGGAGCCAACCAGGAATACCATCGATTGATCCCTGCCCTTTTTCGGGATGTGTCTACCATTTCTACAAAGTCACTGCTCAAG cttgttcaagagctgtccaACTCACTGACGGAGCACAGCCTACTGATGCGCCTTGTGGGAACGCCCAAGGATGGCCTCCTTCACCGGAGCCGTATGTCTGCTCTGCAGTGCCGCTGCTGCCAGATGGCACACTGCCTGAAGGCACACTTTGTGGACATCTTCCGCGG AATGGAGACCTTGTCGCAGCCTGACATTGTGGAGCTGGGCAAGTCTCTGCGCATCTACATGGCTTGCCTGCACTCCATGGAACAAGAGCTTCTCCAGACTGCCCACCTGTTCCAGCTGTTCCCTTTGCACCCCACCCCAG ATGGTTCGGTGAAAGCTCAGTTCGTGCACACGGGGACCACTGGTGGCATGGAGCAGATGTTCAGCGCTGTCTGCGAGTCCCTGATGTTGTCCACGGCTGACAAGTACCGACAAGAACGAGATAGCTGGAAGCAGCTGGCAAA GCTTACTATGGACATACGTGCACTCAGTGATTCATTGCATACGGATGCGGTTTTAGGATCCATGGTTGACTACGTCATCTTTAATCCAGGTGCGTCATGTTTTTCTCATGTAACCTTTCAATTCTTTATTTTATGA
- the LOC119385961 gene encoding Golgi phosphoprotein 3 homolog sauron, with protein sequence MQGYTSFWNDCISSGLRGCILVELALRGRIELERCGVRRRSLLLRKVLLRSDTPTGDVLLDEALRHLKETRPPETLQAWIDYLSGETWNPLKLRYQLRNVRERLAKNLVEKGVLTTEKQNFLLFDMTTHPLVDQTSKGKLVRRVQEAVLSRWVNDPQRMDRRLLALLVLAHASDVLENAFAPLSDDDYELAMRRVRELLELDMEAEAAKPNANEVMWGVFAAFVK encoded by the exons ATGCAGGGCTACACATCCTTTTGGAATGACTGCATTTCGTCGGGACTGCGAGGTTGCATCCTGGTAGAGCTGGCATTGCGAGGCCGCATCGAGCTGGAGCGATGCGGGGTGCGGCGCCGGTCGCTGCTGCTGCGCAAAGTGCTGCTACGCTCGGACACACCTACAGGCGACGTCCTTCTGGATGAAGCACTGCGCCACCTCAAAGAGACTCGACCCCCTGAGACCCTGCAGGCCTGGATAGATTACCTCAGTG GGGAGACGTGGAATCCTCTAAAGCTGCGTTACCAGCTACGCAACGTCCGCGAGCGCTTGGCCAAGAACCTAGTGGAAAAGGGAGTCCTGACCACCGAGAAGCAAAACTTCCTGCTTTTTGACATGACGACACACCCACTGGTGGACCAGACGTCCAAGGGCAAGCTAGTGCGCCGGGTGCAGGAGGCAGTGCTGAGCCGTTGGGTCAACGACCCCCAGCGCATGGACCGGCGGCTGTTGGCACTGTTGGTGCTAGCGCACGCCTCAGACGTGCTGGAGAACGCGTTTGCTCCACTCTCAGACGACGACTACGAGCTGGCTATGCGCCGAGTGCGCGAGCTCCTCGAGCTCGACATGGAGGCCGAGGCCGCCAAGCCCAACGCCAACGAGGTCATGTGGGGTGTCTTTGCCGCTTTTGTCAAGTGA